A genomic region of Caenorhabditis elegans chromosome V contains the following coding sequences:
- the C50B6.7 gene encoding Alpha-amylase (Confirmed by transcript evidence), with protein sequence MLKHLFLFLFIKSSIAYNFYWYDKTQTLQNRQTMVHLFEWKWADVAKECENFLQYYGYGAVQVSPPMEHLKAFPNNNYPWWVRYQPVSYKLDSRSGNEQEFQDMVNRCNKVGVRIIVDIVMNHMVGIGQKSGNGVGSSGSSSFDGTHGVQSFPGVPYSLGDFNNPKCDGDIQGSDYQNSAEHVKDCRLVGLLDLNQASATVRAKIVAYLNKLVDMGVAGFRHDASKHMWPQDILNILNDVKDLRSDIYGSNQRPFAVHEVIDRGGEAVKCGDYFGNGRYTNFNFGAAVSAAAKQQSDWKYLANLGPGYGYGNNEDHDVLNFIDNHDNQRDSSPYVVTYKDGQKYNLAVGFMLAWPYGYPRVMSSFAFSYSDQSPPNSGASNDYATTSPTFNGDQTCNSNSGWVCEHRWPAIRQMAKFRSAVQGTAAADIVTDTRRIAFARDGKGFFALNQQDGAWTKIFATNLPAGDYCDHFSGGLDNGKCVGTKITVRDDHTSYLSVPSNSIVAISLDSKLTPYTPPAPPSGYSTTVILLKKDTNPGQNIFVRGGTSQAHNGKCSTGPYQQSSDPCAIPMYHATTVPFVFAEYLTWSQQDNYLDFEGAEINQGTHDGAAAFGTPLAYSTNDKTAIEYQPYNKYGPGYWIAVLRMDCSKAEQGWFEVKGYETPDIGWEGDIKQGSCSGSVGGSAPFSSINHVAKCGAVNVFTWGSASCVIDSA encoded by the exons ATGCTCAAACAtctcttcctttttctttttatcaaaAGCTCAATAGCGTATAACTTTTACTGGTATGATAAAACACAAACTCTGCAAAACCGTCAAACAATGGTACATTTGTTCGAATGGAAATGGGCAGATGTAGCTAAGGAGtgtgaaaactttttgcaatATTATGGGTACGGTGCGGTACAAGTTTCACCCCCGATGGAGCATTTGAAGGCATTTCCAAATAATAACTATCCATGGTGGGTTAGATATCAGCCAGTTAGTTACAAATTGGATTCGAGAAGTGGAAATGAACAAGAGTTTCAAGATATGGTCAATAGATGCAACAAAGTTGGAGTTCG aatcatcGTTGATATTGTGATGAACCATATGGTAGGAATTGGACAAAAGAGTGGAAATGGAGTTGGATCCAGTGGAAGTTCTAGTTTTGATGGAACTCACGGAGTTCAATCTTTCCCAGGAGTTCCATATTCTTTGGGAGACTTCAATAATCCAAAATGTGACGGTGATATTCAAGGATCTGATTATCAAAATAGTGCGGAACAC GTGAAAGATTGTCGATTGGTCGGTCTTCTTGATTTGAATCAGGCTTCCGCAACAGTTCGAGCCAAAATTGTTGCTTATTTGAACAAGCTTGTCGATATGGGAGTTGCAGGGTTCCGTCACGATGCGTCGAAACACATGTGGCCACaggatattttgaatattctaaatGATGTCAAAGACTTGAGATCTGAT ATTTATGGATCGAACCAGCGTCCGTTTGCTGTTCACGAAGTTATTGATCGAGGAGGTGAAGCAGTAAAGTGTGGAGATTATTTCGGGAACGGTAGAtatacaaatttcaatttcggagCAGCTGTCTCTGCTGCCGCTAAGCAACAATCCGATTGGAAATACTTGGCAAACCTTGGACCTGGATATGGATACGGTAATAATGAGGATCATGATGTGCTCAATTTCATTGATAACCATGATAACCAGAGAGATTCTAGTCCCTATGTTGTAACATACAAAGACGGTCAGAAGTACAATCTAGCCGTTGGCTTTATGCTTGCTTGGCCATATGGATATCCAAGAGTAATGAGTAGTTTTGCATTCAGCTATTCTGATCAGAGTCCGCCAAACTCTGGAGCTTCTAATGATTACGCA ACTACTAGTCCAACTTTCAATGGTGATCAAACTTGCAACAGCAATTCTGGATGGGTATGCGAACATCGTTGGCCAGCGATCCGGCAGATGGCTAAATTCAGAAGTGCCGTTCAAGGAACTGCTGCTGCAGATATTGTTACAGATACTAGAAGAATTGCGTTTGCCAGAGACGGAAAGGGATTCTTCGCTTTGAATCAGCAAGACGGAGCATGGACAAA aatctttgCAACAAACCTTCCAGCAGGAGATTATTGTGATCATTTCTCCGGTGGGCTTGATAATGGAAAATGTGTTGGAACTAAAATTACTGTGAGAGATGATC ataccTCCTATCTTTCTGTCCCATCCAACTCGATCGTCGCAATTTCTTTGGACTCTAAACTCACTCCTTATACTCCACCAGCACCTCCATCCGGTTACAGTACCACGGTGATTCTTCTCAAGAAAGATACAAATCCTGGacagaatatttttgttagAGGAGGAACTAGTCAAGCTCATAACGGAA AATGCTCAACTGGACCATATCAACAGTCAAGTGATCCATGTGCAATCCCGATGTATCACGCAACAACTGTCCCATTTGTGTTTGCCGAATACTTAACATGGAGCCAACAAGATAATTATCTCGATTTCGAAGGAGCTGAAATTAATCAAGGAACTCATGATGGAGCCGCTGCTTTTGGAACTCCATTGGCATATTCCACAAATGACAAAACGGCAATTGAATACCAGCCATACAACAAATATGGGCCAGGATATTGGATTGCCGTTTTAAGGATGGACTGCTCAAAAGCTGAACAGGGATGGTTTGAGGTTAAGGGATATGAAACACCGGACATTGGATGGGAAGGAGATATCAAGCAGGGATCATGCAGTGGATCTGTTGGTGGATCTGCTCCATTCTCTTCTATCAACCACGTGGCAAAATGCGGAGCCGTTAATGTATTCACTTGGGGTTCAGCAAGTTGTGTTATTGATTCCGcttaa
- the str-37 gene encoding Seven TM Receptor (Partially confirmed by transcript evidence), producing MIDAGQLIVFTGLFTAFFVNSFLIYLTLFYITCIRGIYKYMIVWFAFGCIIFDLTEFISRPHIHNFNGSLTYFSHTILSEDFLYFWTIFIDIYGGMYCSLITIIAVQFIFRYATLLNDTRILQTFKGKILWLWVLLVIGVGALFCVTPLIMLQPDDYADEYVKDEFHRVYSRNITEIARLILVAYDENNNFRWKNLSYCFIGAIILNSLYSIIIYCALKMRHNLLKQLEHVSPEYRKLENQFFKTIIIQIALPTIFLTFPMMILLSTPILNLEVSFNSSIYHWGISFYPSLDSIAVMLIVSEYKVCIRKIFKCSNTVDTTNQTSLTNFA from the exons ATGATTGACGCTGGTCAGCTAATCGTCTTTACTGGACTTTTTactgcattttttgtaaattcctTTTTAATTTACTTGACATTGTTTTATATCACATGCATCCGAGGAATTTACAAATATATGATCGTATGGTTTGCTTTCGGttgtataatttttgatttaactGAATTTATTTCTCGTCCACACATTCACAATTTCAACGGCAGCTTAACATACTTCAGTCACACAATTCtttctgaagattttttatatttttggacTATTTTCATTGATATTTACGGCGGAATGTACTGCTCTTTGATTACTATAATTGCGGTGCAGTTCATATTTCGATACGCAACTCTTCTAAATGATACGCGcattttgcaaactttcaaaGGAAAAATACTCTGGCTTTGGGTCTTACTTGTAATTGGTGTTGGAGCACTATTTTGTGTGACTCCTCTTATTATGTTACAGCCAGATGATTATGCTGATGAATATGTAAAAGATGAATTTCACCGCGTTTATTCCAGAAATATTACAGAAATTGCAAGATTGATCCTTGTAGCATAT GatgaaaacaacaattttcgtTGGAAAAACTTATCGTACTGTTTCATAGGAGCCATAATTTTGAACAGTCTCTActcaataattatttattgtgCGTTAAAAATGCGACACAACTTATTGAAACAATTGGAACATGTCTCACCGGAATatcgaaaacttgaaaatcagtttttcaaaacaataataatacaAATCGCCCTTCCAACTATCTTCCTAACATTCCCAATGATGATATTATTGAGCACGCCTATTCTGAATCTTGAAGTCAGTTTTAATTCGAGTATTTATCATTGGGGAATCAGTTTTTATCCGTCACTGGACAGTATTGCTGTCATGCTTATTGTTTCTGAATATAAAGTGTGCATTAGAA aaattttcaaatgttctaaCACAGTCGACACCACTAATCAAACTTCGTTAACAAATTTTGCCTGA
- the srh-15 gene encoding Serpentine Receptor, class H (Confirmed by transcript evidence): protein MGTTAPVVITPSSEGCLSPAPDPYKSMMHFTHVLTIPLYLTAIYALINNCPKTLKEYRKYLLWHTLGNLLFELYISLFMLPVTYLPYPVFRGAGFLKYLDISGLIQFYLLVICLIHTGLSILEMFKYRFNSTISDDTLNKKVLNYIVMFFWVIVIIIPVFCFATLPRCHPKQDHYKQDLYDKNPGISIHVLCNTVVTAPPLIDPVFTPLMTLIMMAMLLAATIIPQTFLTIWKKLDQLSKHLSKKTIQLQKMLLTSLFIQAVIHGVMLGAPLIGFIYAVVFVLPYNYIAYMLLLLISFHGSFSTIAMIAFTKPIREGVKSLFQSLFPFLILSEPRTEKIMVVTSTTSASTKQRDSIFMSNKNSFLSV from the exons CTTATCTCCTGCTCCCGATCCATACAA ATCCATGATGCATTTTACTCATGTTTTGACGATTCCTTTGTATCTCACTGCAATATATGCTCTAATAAACAATTGCCCAAAAACTCTGAAAGAATACCGGAAATATCTTTTATGGCATACATTGGG AAATCTTTTATTCGAACTCTACATTTCTTTGTTCATGCTTCCGGTAACCTACCTACCATATCCAGTTTTTCGTGGAgccggatttttgaaatatctagATATCAGTGGGCTCATTCAATTTTATCTGCTTGTTATATGTTTGATAc ACACAGGATTATCGATTCTCGAGATGTTCAAGTATCGTTTCAATTCGACAATTAGCGATGATACGTTGAACAAGAAAGTTCTGAATTATATCGTGATGTTTTTCTGGGTGATTGTGATTATTATTCCAGTGTTCTGTTTTGCAACTCTTCCCAGATGTCATCCAAAGCAAGATCATTATAAACAAGATTTATATGAT aaaaatcctgGAATATCTATCCACGTGTTATGCAATACCGTTGTGACTGCACCACCTCTTATTGACCCAGTATTCACTCCACTTATGACACTTATTATGATGGCAATGCTCCTTGCTGCAACCATAATCccacaaacatttttaacaatcTGGAAGAAACTTGACCAACTTTCGAAACACTTATCCAAAAAGACCATACAACTGCAGAAAATGTTGCTGACTAGTTTGTTCATTCAAGCCGTCATTCATGGAGTTATGCTAGGTGCACCACTAATTGGATTTATCTACGCAGTTGTATTTGTACTGCCAtataatt aCATTGCCTACATGCTTCTTCTACTTATATCCTTTCATGGttcattttcgacaattgcAATGATAGCTTTTACTAAACCAATTCGTGAAGGAGTCAAGTCCCTGTTTCAGTCGCTATTCCCATTTTTAATACTTTCGGAACCTCGAACTGAAAAGATCATGGTAGTTACATCGACAACGTCAGCTTCCACAAAACAAAGGGATAGCATTTTCATGTctaataaaaatagttttctcagTGTCTAA